The following are from one region of the Etheostoma spectabile isolate EspeVRDwgs_2016 chromosome 15, UIUC_Espe_1.0, whole genome shotgun sequence genome:
- the gid4 gene encoding glucose-induced degradation protein 4 homolog — MTVANGDTLALIMPVRAECSSSTGSARPSSASLVPPSPINTYQPGVATSLMYSGSQFRGYQKSKGNSYDVEVVLQHVTVEDSYLCGYLKIKGLTEEYPTLTTFFAGEIISQKRPFLTRKWDADEDVDRKHWGKFQPFYKYAKSFNSDDFDYETLNNSDYVFMRWKEQFLVPDHTIKDISGASFAGFYYICFQKSTATIEGYYYHRSSEWYQSLNLNHVQENSMPIYEFR, encoded by the exons ATGACGGTTGCTAACGGTGACACATTAGCTCTCATTATGCCTGTCCGAGCAGAGTGCTCCAGTAGCACCGGCTCGGCCCGCCCATCCTCGGCCTCTCTTGTTCCCCCTTCCCCGATCAACACCTACCAGCCTGGGGTGGCTACTTCGCTAATGTACAGCGGCTCACAGTTTCGGGGTTATCAGAAGAGCAAAGGCAACTCATACGACGTTGAGGTTGTTTTGCAG CATGTGACTGTGGAGGACTCATATTTGTGTGGATACCTGAAGATCAAAGGCCTGACTGAG GAGTATCCCACTCTCACAACATTCTTTGCTGGAGAAATTATCAGTCAAAAAAGGCCATTTTTAACTAGGAAGTGGGACGCAGATGAGGATGTGGACAGAAAGCACTGG GGCAAGTTCCAACCTTTTTACAAATACGCCAAAAGCTTCAACTCGGATGACTTTGACTATGAAACGCTGAACAACAGTGATTATGTCTTCATGAGGTGGAAG GAGCAGTTTCTAGTTCCCGACCACACTATCAAAGACATTAGCGGTGCCTCCTTCGCTGGCTTCTATTACATCTGTTTCCAGAAGTCCACAGCCACTATCGAGGGGTATTATTACCATAGGAGCTCAGAATG GTACCAGTCTCTAAACCTAAACCATGTTCAAGAGAACAGTATGCCTATTTATGAGTTTCGGTGA
- the noxo1a gene encoding NADPH oxidase organizer 1a, producing the protein MCQANPLQSPNQSEADSICCSSQSQLGFLTLRPCRLIMEAQRYPLSVRLIGVLHKEKSKTYMTSVLWSDQNDILVYRTFQDFKKFHKQMKKAFPPASKRNKSDRTIPRFRDKKVTLGGQRKGPTRSLVRLKFLQKYCDELLSCDPRVSQSAELIQFFQAKDQDLLPDFANNSIMVMPSDDEVRANAGQGSGGNVTQPFITETYRCVAIYETKDTKNKPFKVAKDEKVDVLIKDKAGWWLVENEDKRMAWFPAPYLEKLEDDDDDDGDVDGTSERGMLYTVVKCYKATKDDELTVAIGTVVEVLEKSDHGWWLIRYNGKAGYIPTMYLQPYVHPHVRMTAHHQDRRASSSQLLSPNLEQQSNQLSHSQGNLLQIPPAKSSSPRPVKPHSQQRSHSLDIHADITPAQPAEKNTAPATNVANSPMTAKGTAPPTIMVEMDGEEDKPGIILRSDSEESDSSDDLNSSWASSSFNLSQSYNEGQLRYSRTPPPMANNRLNPTSGPHGKIMMPSISDPNLYKGPTTPKVPPRPRAQEILTRCTTVTRKNANKGGLSHTQT; encoded by the exons atgtgcCAAGCCAATCCGCTTCAGTCCCCAAACCAGAGCGAGGCTGACAGTATCTGTTGCAGCTCACAATCACAACTGGGCTTTTTAACACTCCGTCCCTGTCGGCTCATCATGGAGGCGCAGCGGTATCCCCTCAGTGTCCGTTTAATTGGAGTACTGCACAAGGAGAAGAGCAAA ACCTACATGACATCCGTGCTTTGGTCAGACCAGAATGATATTTTGGTTTACAGGACTTTTCAGGATTTCAAGAAATTCCAC AAACAAATGAAGAAGGCTTTCCCACCCGCAAGTAAAAGGAACAAATCGGACAGAACCATCCCCAGATTTCGAG ACAAAAAGGTGACCCTAGGCGGCCAGAGGAAAGGTCCCACAAGGTCACTAGTGCGCCTCAAGTTCTTACAGAAATACTGTGATGAACTTCTGAGCTGTGACCCGCGGGTCTCCCAGTCTGCAGAGCTCATCCAGTTCTTCCAAGCCAAAGACCAGGACCTGCTGCCCGACTTCGCCAATAACAG TATCATGGTCATGCCATCAGACGATGAAGTCAGGGCCAATGCTGGACAGGGCAGCGGCGGTAACGTGACCCAGCCGTTCATCACAGAGACGTACAGATGTGTGGCCATTTACGAGACCAAAGACACCAAGAACAAACCTTTCAAAGTGGCCAAGGATGAAAAAGTAGACGTACTCATCAAAGACAAAGCAG GGTGGTGGCTTGTGGAGAACGAAGACAAGCGGATGGCCTGGTTTCCTGCCCCCTATTTGGAGAAGCtagaagatgatgatgatgatgatggggaCGTTGATGGGACTTCTGAAAGAG GAATGCTTTACACTGTAGTCAAGTGCTACAAAGCCACTAAAGATGACGAGCTAACCGTGGCCATCGGTACAGTGGTGGAGGTCCTGGAGAAGTCTGACCACGGCTGGTGGCTCATCAG atATAATGGTAAAGCAGGTTACATCCCCACCATGTACCTGCAGCCCTATGTCCACCCTCACGTCCGCATGACAGCCCACCATCAAGATCGCAGAGCCTCCTCCTCACAACTCCTTTCCCCAAATCTGGAACAGCAATCCAACCAGCTCAGCCACTCACAGGGAAACCTGTTGCAAATTCCACCCGCCAAGTCTTCCTCACCCCGCCCCGTCAAACCACACAGCCAGCAGAGATCACACTCTCTAGATATCCATGCTGATATAACTCCTGCTCAgcctgcagaaaaaaacactgcccCTGCTACAAACGTTGCCAACTCACCAATGACTGCAAAGGGCACCGCTCCGCCCACAATCATGGTGGAGATGGATGGAGAAGAGGACAAACCTGGCATTATCCTAAGATCAGATAGCGAGGAAAGCGACAGCAGCGACGACCTCAATTCTTCATGGGCGAGCTCGTCATTCAACCTGAGCCAGAGTTACAACGAGGGACAGCTGCGTTACAGCCGCACGCCTCCCCCCATGGCAAACAACCGTCTTAACCCGACAAGCGGCCCACATGGGAAAATAATGATGCCCAGTATCTCTGATCCCAACCTCTACAAGGGCCCGACAACACCCAAGGTTCCACCCAGACCGCGGGCCCAGGAGATCCTCACCCGGTGTACCACGGTCACCCGCAAGAATGCAAACAAAGGCggcctgtcacacacacagacataa